Below is a genomic region from Polyangiaceae bacterium.
GCGGAGGCGACGTTTGTCGGAGCAGACGCCGACCATGCGATCGTGATTGTGGCGATGCCAGGCACCGAGCGGCCGACGGCGCTCGTGCATGCGCGCGTCGCGGCTCGAAGGGCAGCTGCGGACATCCATAAAAACGCTGCCTTGCTGCACCGAATGCTCGACTGTTTGCCCGTCAGCGTCACGCTCGCCGACGGCGCAGGAACGAAGCTTTTTGCCAACGTAGCAGCCACGACCCACTTCGGCTCGACGGATGGCGACACGCGATCGGGCATCTTCGACGAGCTCGTCGACGCGGCCGATGTCCCCTTTGCTCGCGAGGTTGCCGCACGCGTTCTCGCGACGGGCGCCGAGGAAATCATCACGAGCGACGTGCAAACACCGCACGGAGTTCGCTCGATGTTTTACCACGTCATCGCCGTCGATGGTTCCGACGCGAAGGAAAAACTCCTGCTCTTCGTGGGCCGGGACGTGAGCGAGCAGTTTCGAGCTGAACGCGACGTGCGTGAGCAACAAGATTTCATTCGTCAGATCATCGACAGCGATCCGAATCTGATTTTCGTCAAAGATGCGCGCGGCAATTGCGTGCTCGTGAACCAAGCCGGTGCAGCGGTCTTCGGCAAGACGCCCGACGAGATCGTGGGCCAGCACGAAGTCGATCTGCATGACGATTCCGAGTACGCAAAGCGGTTCCTCGACGTGGATCAACGCGTCATCGCGACGCTCGACGAGTACACGACCGAAGAGTGCGTTCGGTGGTACACCGGTGAAGAGCGCTGGTATCAGACGACGAAACGGCCGCTTGTCCTACCAAACGGTGACGTGAACGTGCTGGGGTTCAGCGTCGACATCACCGCTCGTCGTGAAACGCTCCAGCGGCTCGAAGAGGCGGCGGCCGAGGTCGAACGTCGCGCTGCAGAAGCGTTTCGCCAAGCCGAAGCGAAGGCGGCGCTCGTCGAAGAGCTCGATCAGAAGCTCGGGATCATCGAGGCGCAACATCAGGAAATCCTTGCCTTATCCGCTCCGCTGCTCGACGTCGGCGAACGCGTGCTCGCTGTTCCCATCGTCGGAGCGCTGACGGCGACGCGCACCATCGAAATCATGACGCGACTGCTCAACGCAATCGTCGAGCGTCAAGTGGAGCGTGTCGTCGTGGACTTGACGGGTCTCGAAACGATCGAGATGGACACGGCCGACCAGCTCATGGGGATCATTCGCGCCATTCGGTTGCTCGGATCCGAAGCGGTCATTACGGGCATTCGTCCTGCGGTGGCGCAGACCATCGTCGAGCTGGGAATCGACCTGTCGGCGTTCAACACGAAGCGTACGCTGCGCGCTGCGCTCCTCGGAGCCACCGGCGCAGGTGGTGCCGCATGGACGCCGCGCATTCGGCGCAAGGCAAATTCGTCGCGCCGATGACGCATTGACTTCTCACCGATTGAAGTTTGTCCGAACGCTTGCAATGAGCAGCGAGCATCGGTATTGACTTCGATGGGTGGCGAAGGAGTGCGCAATGAATGAGAATCGGTTTGGCTTTGGGTCGATTGCGATGGTGGCGCTTTTGGCGACGTCGATGGCAGGTTGTGGTCCCGAAGCTCCACCTGCGCCGATGGGCCTCGTATGCAATGCGCCACAAACGGTCGAGCTGCCATCGTCGCCATCGCGCGCGCTTGGTTGGAAAGGGCCCGGAGGTCCAAAGAAGACGTTCACGACCGATCTCATTGGTCAAAACTGCGCATTTTTGGATGGCGGCCCTGAAGACGACGTCGATCATCACAATGCTGTCACCATGCTCGATGGGTATTTGGTGATGCCATGGGCGCCCGAATGGGGAGGCGGAGGCATTTCGATGTTTTCCTTCGACGACCCGTGCGCTCCCGTTGAGGCGGGCACGGGCTTCTCGCCGCTCATGCGCGAAACGCATGCAACCGGGTTTTACAAGAAAGATGGATGGCAAGCCGTCGTCAATGGAGTGAGCGGCGTTCAATTTTGGGATTTGTCGAATCCGCAATTGCCCGTCGTGACGAGTGATCTTTCGATCAATGGAGTTTTTTGGCCCGACGCGTACGCGCGTGTCGTGCTCTCGGTGTTTTGGCAAGCGCCCTACGTTTACGCGGCGGCTGCGGACAACGGCATTTTCGTCATCGATGCGGCCGATCCTGCGAACCCGGTGCTCCTGACGAAATACAAATTCGATCCGCCCTTGCGAGCGGGCGGCATTTTCGCCGTGGGTAACTTGCTCGTCGTGACCGCCGCCGAAGGGTCACGCACCGTGCTGCTCGACATTGGGACCGACCCGGCGCGTCCCGAGCCGATTCCGGGGGGCACGTTCGAAATCGAAGATGGCAAAGGCAAGAAGCACGAAGCATATCACGCACACGTCAATGGCAACATGACGCTCTATGCAACCAAGACCGATGGCGGTGGCCTCATCATGTACGACATTTCGGACCCCGAGGCGCCGAAGTACGTGGGTGATTACATCGCGCCCGATGGCAATGGTGGATATGTATTCGTCAAAGAGGGCGTCGCATTCGTTGGGCAAAGCCATTTTGCGGAAGCGATCGACATTTCGGATCCGACCAAACCTTCGCTGATTCAGCGATTCGACCTCACGGGGGACCTCGATACGATCATTCCCATCGGAAACGTCGTCGTTTTGAGTGTCGACGACAAAGCGGACAAGGATCGTGGCAGTGCGGTGGCACCATTTCGCGAGGCGCCCGATGTGGCGGGGCCGGTCGTGACGATGGTGCATCCGCGCGATGGAGCGACGGCGCAGCCGATTACGTCGCGTATTGGCCTCACGTTCAATGAATTCGTCGATCTTGGGTCTCTCTGGGAGGGATCGTTCATCGTGCGCGAAGTGGGGACGACGAATCCTATTGCGGGACATTATTCGGGGCAAGAGGGTATCGTGAATTTCTGGCCCGCTTCTCCGCTTGCGCCTGAAACGACGTACGAAGTGGTCATTCCAGCGGGCGGCGTGGTCGACTTCAATGGCAATCCCACGACGACCGAATTCCGCTCGACCTTTACGACGGGACCGTGCGCGATGCCTCCCGCACCCACGCCATACGTGGAGGAGGAGCCGGAATGATGCGCCATGCCAAACTGATTCTTGCGAGCCTATGCCTGACGAGCGTCGTGGGCTTGTCTTGCACGGAAACGGAGAGGGCGCCGCATGCGGACACTGTTCCGCTGAAGGTGATCGGCATCGATGGCCCGGAGGTCGCGTACGTCGGTGAATCGACGTGTTTCACGGCGACTGTCGAAGGAGCGGGACCGGGCGCGATGGCCGCGTGGGACATGGGTGACAAGACGAAAATCGAGCTGCCGTACAAGCAGCAGGTTTGTCACACCTATGCATCGCCCGGGCAACGATTGATCGGCGTTTCGGTGACGTATGCAAATCAGCGACGCGCGGCGACGCGAGGGATTTCCGTCGTGCCGAAGCCAATGACAGAAAGGCCGACGGCATCGAGCACGATTGCGCTGGATGCGGCGCGAGGCCGGCTTTGGGTCGTCAATCCCGACGCCAATAGCGTGTCGGTCTTGTCGATCGAGCCTTTGGAGCTGCTCGACGAAATTCCCGTTTGCGGTCATCCGCGTACGGTTGCCGTAAGCGGTGACCGTGTGGCGGTGACTTGTCAATCCGACGGCAAGATGGTCGTGCTCGGTGCCGAGTTTTTCGGAGTGGTGGGAACCGTCGATTTTGGCGCAGGGACCGAACCTTTTGGTGTGACGGCAAGTCCGCTCGGAAAAACGTTTTACGTGACGTTATTCGGTTCGGGGGAGCTTGCGACCGTCAACATCGAAAAATTAACAATATCGTCCAGACTCGCGGTTGGTCAAGACGTACGCGCCGTCGCATCCATTGCGGATGGTCTGGTCGTCGCGACGCATTGGCGCGCGACGGCAGGGGGGGCTCTCGTCACGTATGTCGACGCTCGCGATGCTGCAGCGCCCGTGTTGATGGGACAAGTCGTATTGCCGCCTCTCACGGGTATCGATAGCGACACGAACAACAGCGGTGTAGCGAGTTTTCTTGGACAAGTCGTCCCTTCGCCGGATGGTCGTCGCGCAATCCTGCCGTCTCTGCGGGCGAATACCGTGACGGGAATGTATCGCACGGGCAAACCATTGAGCTTCGAGACGACGACGCGAGCGGTGTTATCGGAAATCGTGATGGATGGTCCCGCCGCGGTTCCCATGGATGCGGCATCGAGAGTGTATGCTTTCGACGATCTGGATTTGGCTTCTGCCGCGGCATTCTCTCCAGACGGAGACCTCGTGTACGTCGCCATTCAGGGGGCCGAGCGAATCGAGGTGCGGGATGCATTCAGTTTCGACGTCGCCGGATCCATCGACGATGTTGGCCATGCGCCGCAGGGCCTGGTGCTTTCGCCCGACGGCCGTCGCTTGTTCGTGCAAGCGTTTTTGTCGCGTGCCGTGCGTGCGTACGACGTATCGGATTTGTCGATTCCTCCAAAGCCGCTCGCCGAAGTCATCACGGTCGAAAAGGAACCGCTCTCCGCTGAAGTTTTGCTCGGCAAACAAGTATTTTACAAAAGTCGCGATCCGCGAATGAGCCGCACGAGCTATCTTTCATGCGCGAGTTGCCATTTGGATGGCGATGGTGACAACCTCGTTTGGGATTTCACGCAGCGCGGCGAGGGCCTACGCAATACGATTTCGCTGCTCGGGCGTGCCGGAACTGCTCACGGGCCACTGCATTGGAGTGCCAACTTCGATGAAGTGCAGGACTTCGAGCACGACATTCGTGGACCCATGGGCGGAACGGGGTTTCTTCCGGACGATGTTTTTCATTCCGGAACGCATGATCAGACGCTGGGCGATGCCAAGGCGGGGTTGTCCCCAGAGCTCGATGCGCTCGCAGCGTACGTCGAATCGCTCGCCGCGTTTGGCAAAAGTCCGTATCGCCGAAACGAGCCTGCGTTTATTGCATCTCGTGAAAATGGCAGACAGATCTTCATGTCAGCGGAGGCCGGCTGTGCGACGTGTCATGCTCCGCCTCGTTTTACGGACAGCGCGATGACGAATGGCGTGCCGATGCTTCACGATGTGGGGACGCTCGGTCCAGGCTCCGGATCGCGTCTCGGCGCGCCGCTTACGGGCATCGACACGCCGACGTTGCGTGGGCTCTGGAGCAGCGCGCCTTATTTGCACGATGGATCTGCGTTGACGCTCCGCGCGGTGCTCGTCGAAAGAAATGGCGGGGACAAACACGGCAAGACGAGTCATCTTAGTGAAGCGGAGCTTTTGGATCTCCAGAATTACTTGCTCACCATCGACGACGACGAGCCATAGATTCATCTGGCAGCGCGTAATTTTTTAACGGTGAGGACAGCGGAAAGCGTTTCGAATATTTCCACTCGAGCACCGAAAACTCGCAATGCAGCCGCGGCTGCATGAACGGAAGCCAAGTAGATTTTGCTCGAATTTTCGGGTGGAATGACGTAACCAACGCCGAGCCGCGGCCCGAGCTTTTTCGCTGTTTCGACGAGGAGCGATCGGACAGCAGGATCTCGTTTTGTCATCAAACGAATGTCAAGCACAATCGTGAGCGGACCAGTTCCGGGAAAACGAGCGAGCAGTTGCGCAACTCCGGCGTTGACCAGCCATGCGGCCATCTCGACGGTCAACTCGGACGAGCGGCTCATCTGAATCAGCGCGCCGGGGGGATCCGTAAACCAAGCGACGAGCGTTCCGCTAGGGTCACGCGCATGCGGCGCCCGGGGAAACGCGACGTGTGGCAACGAGTGATCCATGGATGGTCCAAGCGTATGATGCTGGACGTTCGCCCCTGAGCGCTCGGGGAAAGTGCATGAAGCAAGAATTTGCGCGGTCGCCTCAAGTTTGCACACCGAGCAGCGCACCAACGAGATAGCCCACGGCTGCGGCTGCCATTCCGATTGCGGATAACTCGAGGCCGCTTTTGAGCCAGCTTCCCGTGGTGACGTGAGCCTTGTAGGCGCCGACCAGAAATAGCGTTACCGCAGCAATTACGACGGACGCAACCATTGCGCTTGCCACAGGCAATGCAAGGAAAGGAACGAGCGGCACGAGCGACCCCACGATGGCGCTCGTGCCAACGATGATCGCCGAGCGCAATGCGCGTTTCTTGTCGACTTTCACCAAGTTGTGCTCTTCTGCCATCATTACGGCGACCCAAACGTCCTTGTTCGAGGTAATCGTATCGACGACTTTTTCGAGCAGCTCACCCTCGAAACCCTTTTTCTTGTATATCTCGCGGATCTCGTCCTTCTCCAAATGGGGTACGGCTTCGATGTGCCGCAATTCGCGAGCGCGCTCGCTTTCGTACACATCGGCGTCGGCGGTCGTGGCGGTGTAAGCGACGGCGGCCATGGACACCGACTCTGCCATTGCAGCGGCGATGCCTGCCACGAGAACGATGCGCGTCGAATGCGTTGCGGCTGCAACGCCAAGGATGACTCCGAGAACGTTGACGAGCCCGTCTTGTCCGCCAAGGATGACGTCGGAAATGCCCGCAGCTCGACGGTGTGGATCGAGCCGAAGGTGAAATTCTCGGTCCGCTTGGGTTGCGTACGCCTTCGATGCTCCGCGTGAAGGACTCATTCGGCCAAGCATAGCCAGCGGCATGCCAATGGCCATCGTCACCACAAAATGAGCGACGGGCCACCGGTGAGGGTGACCCGTCGCCGTGGTTTCGCGACGACTATTGTTTCGAACCTCCGCCTTGCTCCTCCTCGGCTTGCTTGCCTTCCTCGATGAGCTCACGTACGCGCTGGCCGCCTTTGTGTCCGATTTCCGAGTAAAACTCGGAGCCGCGTTCATCGCGTACGGTTTCTCCTCCTTTACGCCCAGCTTCTTCCACCGTCATCTGGCCCTTTTTTTGTTCTTGTTGTGCCATGACAATCCCCTCTTGTCGCGACGGCATGCTCGCATCGAGCTCGGCAGCGACGTCCATTCGTCCCGCGTTACCACGCGAGCACCATCGTCTCGAAAGCATGCTTGGGGTGGCCGTCTGGGCATGTCGAGCGGTTCCCGGGCGCATGGTGGACGTATGGATACGTTTTTCTTGGCAGCACACGAACAGATTGGACGCTTTCGGCCCATGCTGCCCGATGTTACTTTGAGTAAAGAAATCCGCAGGATTTGCGTGATTGCGCAATTTATGCGCATCGACATCCGTGGGGTTCGCGAACGGTCGAGGTGCAGCGACATTGACTGATCAACATTTGATCACGTTTGCCGCCAAACGGCTGACATGTTTGCCTTGTCACGCAATGACGGTTCCTTGCCCACGCCGCGGTTTTTCCTTGAAATCGAAGTGCGTTAGGGGTTTTTTCTGGATTGCAGTTTGGAGCAACGTCGAGTGCGAGAGATGGATGCGGCGCGCGAGCCGCGAAAGACTTGGAGGAACACGTGAAGAAGCGAGCAACGTGGTCGAGCGTTTGTCTGTTGGGTACGCTTGCCGTGTCGGCCGTCGCCGCGGTCGGGTGCGGAAATAAGGGGGGCGATGGCGCTGCCGGAGGCGTTTCGCCGCAAGTCATGACCGACGCCATCTTTGCCGTCATCTCGGCCGATCGCGCCGTGTACACCCGCGAGGTCGTCAACCGCCTGCAAAACGACAAAGTTGTCAATGCTACGGAACGTTATCAGGACGAAAAGACGTTACCGCTGCCCGCAATGATGCTCCGCATGGGCGCCGAGCACGCCAAGAAGACGAACCCGAACTTTTCATATGCTCTGCTGTCGCTCTGGGCGATCAACAAGCAAAATGCGGCGAAGACCGACGTGGAGAAAGAAGGACTCCAATTCGTCATCGATAACGCGGGCAAAAACTTCTACAAGGAAGAAACGCTCGGCGACAAGAAATACTATACCGCGATCTACGCCGACAAAGCCGTCGTGGAAGCTTGCGTGACTTGCCACAACGAGCACAAGGACAGCCCAAAGAAAGACTTCAAAGTGGGCGATACGATGGGCGCCCTCGTCATTCGCGTACCGCTCAACAAGTAACGAGCTCAAACCAAAACTCGATCTGAACGCTCGCGAAGCGCGCGTGGGACGCGCGTTTCGCGAGTTCAGTCACGACGGGGTCCAAGAATCAGCGCGACGCCGTATGCGCCCTTCAGCGCGGCCGCGAGGGGGAATTCATGCTCTGCCCCTCGAGCTCAATAATGCTCGTCGAGTACTTTGGCGCTCGTGGTGGAATCGAACGTCTGATTGCACTTTCGGCAGCGATAGCTCACGCGCGTCGGACGGGCGGAAATTCCGAAAAAAAGCCGCAAATAGCCGGAAAACGTATATTTACCCTCTGCGCTCACCATGTGATGCTTTCTGTTGTGACCGCAGCGACATGATTTTTCTTGCGGGGGCGAGGACGTGGTGGCTTCTTCTGGCATGACGCAACTCTACTCGACGCGAACGTACCTTTCAATGAATGTAGATCCGCCCCTCGTGTCACGAACCGTGGCCCAAATTGTGTAAAGTCCAGGTTCCGAAGGTGGAAACCATTCCGTCGAGTGTTCCTTCTTGTACCCTTCGGTTACGCCGCTGATGAGCCGAATGCCGCTCGTCACGTCTCCCGCACTGACGAGATAATCGACCCACACGGCTTCGTAAATTTGTTTACCGTTGACGATTTCGCCGGGATCGATCTCCGCGATGCTGGAATCGACATCGACGTCGATTTCGACCGCCTCGCAACCCTCGAAAGGCTCGGGCGCAAAACATCCCACTTGCCTGCGTTCGTCGAACGTTTGCGCGCAAGCCTTCACGACGGGAATGTCCGCGAAATCTTCGGACATCGGTTGGCCTTCGAGCGTCATGCCTTTGACGACGGGATTTTCATTTCGCCGTTCGTCCTCGAACGAATACACTTGCGTATACCCAGGAACGAAGCTATCGGCGGGCAGGCGTTTTCCTTCGCTATCGAAACAACCAAGAGGAAGGAAACCGGCGGCTCCGCTGGGGTCGACTTCGATGGGCTTGATGTCCCCCGCGCATGCAAAGAAAAACGCGTAGGCGATGCCGTATTTGGAACCGCCATCGGGCGCGGGTCTCGACGAAACGATGTCGAGCGGCATGGTCGTGGTGAACGTGGTCGACGTGGTGACGCCAGGGCTGAATCCGATGAGACCGGGGGGAAGATTTGGCGGAGGCTGGCCGGACTCTGGTGGGCCGAGTCCGCCTTCTCCGAGCGCCTTGAAGACTTCGGCAAATTGGAGAAAACAGCCGTAATAAAGGTCGCCAGGTGGATTGACGCATCCGCCGAGCCACAAGACGTTGACGGGCCGCGGTCCATCCGGATGACCGTCGCGCAGATGCAGCTCGAAGGTGACGCTTTCGCCGGGCAAAAGATAGGGTTTGTCCGCTTCGACCGCCATGATCCGCAAGCCATTGACGAGATCCGACGGCAGGTAACCTGGCGAGCAGGCGCTCGAGGCCAAAATCGGCGTGGCAACGAAAGCCGAAACGAGCGCGGACAACAAAAGCCTTCTCGAAGGCCGATGACGTTTGTCGATTGAATCTCCTGATGATTGCATGAGCACCTCAGAAGTCGCCGCGGAAACCAACGCTGGGCAGAATAGGTAGCCCCGTCACGTATTGTCTCGCGGTGTAGTTGAAGTTGTAATCGAGCCCCTCGACGTTCTGGCTATTGTAGACATTCTGGACGTCGAGATACATGGAGAATTGCCATCTCTTGAAGCGCCAGCGTTTGTCCAGGCGCAAATCGAGCTGATGGAACATGGGAAATCGTTCACTGGCGGGTCCGCTGTAGGGAATGGCG
It encodes:
- a CDS encoding PAS domain-containing protein; amino-acid sequence: MQSSNMIEGGLPAAAFAVFPEPMAVVVADAAPMVRESNASWTTAFADGASILAAPAVADALSKVLSGAQSRAEATFVGADADHAIVIVAMPGTERPTALVHARVAARRAAADIHKNAALLHRMLDCLPVSVTLADGAGTKLFANVAATTHFGSTDGDTRSGIFDELVDAADVPFAREVAARVLATGAEEIITSDVQTPHGVRSMFYHVIAVDGSDAKEKLLLFVGRDVSEQFRAERDVREQQDFIRQIIDSDPNLIFVKDARGNCVLVNQAGAAVFGKTPDEIVGQHEVDLHDDSEYAKRFLDVDQRVIATLDEYTTEECVRWYTGEERWYQTTKRPLVLPNGDVNVLGFSVDITARRETLQRLEEAAAEVERRAAEAFRQAEAKAALVEELDQKLGIIEAQHQEILALSAPLLDVGERVLAVPIVGALTATRTIEIMTRLLNAIVERQVERVVVDLTGLETIEMDTADQLMGIIRAIRLLGSEAVITGIRPAVAQTIVELGIDLSAFNTKRTLRAALLGATGAGGAAWTPRIRRKANSSRR
- a CDS encoding Ig-like domain-containing protein; protein product: MNENRFGFGSIAMVALLATSMAGCGPEAPPAPMGLVCNAPQTVELPSSPSRALGWKGPGGPKKTFTTDLIGQNCAFLDGGPEDDVDHHNAVTMLDGYLVMPWAPEWGGGGISMFSFDDPCAPVEAGTGFSPLMRETHATGFYKKDGWQAVVNGVSGVQFWDLSNPQLPVVTSDLSINGVFWPDAYARVVLSVFWQAPYVYAAAADNGIFVIDAADPANPVLLTKYKFDPPLRAGGIFAVGNLLVVTAAEGSRTVLLDIGTDPARPEPIPGGTFEIEDGKGKKHEAYHAHVNGNMTLYATKTDGGGLIMYDISDPEAPKYVGDYIAPDGNGGYVFVKEGVAFVGQSHFAEAIDISDPTKPSLIQRFDLTGDLDTIIPIGNVVVLSVDDKADKDRGSAVAPFREAPDVAGPVVTMVHPRDGATAQPITSRIGLTFNEFVDLGSLWEGSFIVREVGTTNPIAGHYSGQEGIVNFWPASPLAPETTYEVVIPAGGVVDFNGNPTTTEFRSTFTTGPCAMPPAPTPYVEEEPE
- a CDS encoding VIT1/CCC1 transporter family protein; this translates as MSPSRGASKAYATQADREFHLRLDPHRRAAGISDVILGGQDGLVNVLGVILGVAAATHSTRIVLVAGIAAAMAESVSMAAVAYTATTADADVYESERARELRHIEAVPHLEKDEIREIYKKKGFEGELLEKVVDTITSNKDVWVAVMMAEEHNLVKVDKKRALRSAIIVGTSAIVGSLVPLVPFLALPVASAMVASVVIAAVTLFLVGAYKAHVTTGSWLKSGLELSAIGMAAAAVGYLVGALLGVQT
- a CDS encoding Em GEA1 (EM1), translated to MAQQEQKKGQMTVEEAGRKGGETVRDERGSEFYSEIGHKGGQRVRELIEEGKQAEEEQGGGSKQ
- a CDS encoding DUF3365 domain-containing protein, with protein sequence MTDAIFAVISADRAVYTREVVNRLQNDKVVNATERYQDEKTLPLPAMMLRMGAEHAKKTNPNFSYALLSLWAINKQNAAKTDVEKEGLQFVIDNAGKNFYKEETLGDKKYYTAIYADKAVVEACVTCHNEHKDSPKKDFKVGDTMGALVIRVPLNK